AATATATTGTCATTAATTGACGTATTTGGTAGTCGCACACAGGGTTAGTGCGATTGCGAGCCATGGGTACTCTCGCGGATTCACTTCGTGTTATTCCGTaattataaaaacatgaaatcaCACCGTGACGGCTTCTTTTGTGGATGGTTGTCTGCAATGTTTAAAGTTTAACACATTTCTGAAAAAAGAGATTACTGATCAATTTCTTGAGTAAAATTGAACacctttattttataaatgacTGATAACATAACTACAAGGACAAAATTGTCCTGTTTTCTTGCTCTCCtaaggcaaataaaaaaaaagtcaagttcGGTATTACAATTATAATCAATGAAATGTTCAGCatggctcggtggcgcactgggtagcacactgggtagcacgtccgcctcacagttaggagggtgtgggttcgattccacctccggccctccctctgtggagtttgcatgttctccccgggccgcgtgggttttctccgggcactccggtttcccccccacatcccaaaaacatgcttggtaggccgattgagcactccaaattgtccctaggtgcgagtgcgaatggttgtttgtctctgtgtgccctgcgattggctggcaaacggttcagggtgtccactgcctgatgacagctgggataggctccagcatgcccgcgacccccgtggggactaagcggtacagaaaatggatggatggatgaaatgtTCAGCATAATAACTATCTCTATGTAAATGCAGGTTGTTCATCTTTTCCTGTACAACCCAGAGTCAATGCTCGCCGTTTGCAAAGGTGGTGAGCCAGCATCCTTCCTCTTTCCCGGTGTGTTCCTGTGGGAGGACTTCCTAtcggaagaggaggaaaaggagCTGATTAGCAGCATGGACAAGGACGTCTGGAATCTGTCTCAATCGGGCCGAAAAAAGCAGGTACGGATGATGGTGTCAAACATGACTGGTCTGAAAATAATGGTGGATAATGTTTGCAATTATGTTATGACAGGACTTTGGCCCAAAAGTGAActtcaagaagaagaaagtgcGCTTCGCCAATTTCAGTGGGCTTCCTCCATTGAGTAAAAAACTAGTGCTGCGAATGCAACAGGAAGAAAGTCTGACGGGCTTTCAGCCCGTGGAGCAATGCAATCTGGACTACCAGCCTCAGCGGGGCTCCGCCATCGACCCCCACCTGGACGACTCCTGGCTGTGGGGGGAGCGTCTGGTCACCGTCAATATGCTGTCGGACACAGTGCTGACCATGTCGCTGGAGCGGGGACTCCCGCACCTCGGACTGCCAGGGGAAGTGAATGTAGCTGTGGCTCTACCGCGCAGATCTTTGGTCATGTTGTACGGAGAGGCGCGGCATCGCTGGAAACACGGCATTCTCCGGAAGGACGTTCGAGAACGCAGAGTCTGCAGCACCTACAGGGAACTGTCGGCCGAGTTCCTCCCCGGTGGGCAGTATGGTGAGCTGGGAGCTAAGCTACTCAATGTTGCTGCTAGCTTCAATGGAACTCCTATAtagggatagtggaaacgtaatttcgatttctttgtgtgtcttggcatgtgaagagattgacaaatgttggaataatttatGTAAAGCGTTGGCCTGCCACACCTGGCGGCCTTGTCTTTACATCTTATGACTTTCCTTTCGTCTAggtttttcctctttgtgtcagggatgtcttttgaGCCCTGGCAGCCATATGTCCttttgttatgtgtgtgttttgttcctgtaagaggccttcaccaacaatgagcagagcttATTGCATAGGCGAAgtgttcttatttggttcaaaGAACTTCGTTCTTttactgtaggtttggttcatagattgttgttggtcagaactggttttctttgtttgaagtagttgcatgCAAGTTATCCCATTTTTActcaatgtatttttaagtgtttaggacaagttacttattatcattgtgtgttaatttactaAGTAGTctagcaaaggtttagttgcattgttccacaggaaagcggtaattcaagttatctgatcacaCTCGAGAACGAGTCGGCCAACAATGGAAGAGCAGCTGGTTGAGAGAAGAGGACAAAGTCTGCGGGggtcacaggcaatgttccctctaatttttcatgtatttgGGCATAGACACAAGCTCCCTGAGCAAATTTAGGACTACAGTGAGCAACATCAGATCGCttcgggggggcggggggtgctagtgggacgtccaacgctgcatGTTcgtttcgcttcggggggggtaatgcgctggatagatttcttgtgcgctgagaacgtgcgggcagtgcgcgattgcgggcagtgcgcgattagagggaacattggtcACAGGCCCAATGAAAtgctaattcacaccacactacatttcTTGactaatcagcgttgctacagacaaTCTCCcttccctttagtgtagcaacgcctctgtaaccagggcaaccaaaacaataaatagaggagcacgtgaagtgagaactcagaattgatggagattgtaaccGAGTTCCTctctctatcgttctcctcgcgagtaaacctgttctggttcttttctcctcttccttccagcgtgtggtttaatgtctgatggtcTTTAGACCTGacaacaataaagcagactttgataTAGACCCCGCCCCCCCGATATTCACATGACAAGCCTATGGAGGCAAGTCAACACAGCTCCTCTACACAAATCACaacattcaaatttggaaATGATACAAACTGTGTGCATTTgcaataccgtttttttccatgtataatatgcaccctaaaaatggcatgtcaatgctggaaaaaagcctgtacccatgtataatacgcacccaaattttgatttttttttttttaagtcccaatgatcgtcacacacgcatctgggtgtggtgaaatttgtcctctgcatttgacccatccccgtgtgattttgatccatcccctgggggagaggggagcagtgagcagcagcggcgccgcgctcgggaatcatttggt
The sequence above is drawn from the Syngnathus acus chromosome 14, fSynAcu1.2, whole genome shotgun sequence genome and encodes:
- the alkbh4 gene encoding alpha-ketoglutarate-dependent dioxygenase alkB homolog 4 produces the protein MIPDSVAFCACKGIRRCLLCEKLKESQLPEEKVVHLFLYNPESMLAVCKGGEPASFLFPGVFLWEDFLSEEEEKELISSMDKDVWNLSQSGRKKQDFGPKVNFKKKKVRFANFSGLPPLSKKLVLRMQQEESLTGFQPVEQCNLDYQPQRGSAIDPHLDDSWLWGERLVTVNMLSDTVLTMSLERGLPHLGLPGEVNVAVALPRRSLVMLYGEARHRWKHGILRKDVRERRVCSTYRELSAEFLPGGQYGELGAKLLNVAASFNGTPI